Proteins from a single region of Campylobacter sputorum:
- the obgE gene encoding GTPase ObgE: protein MFVDSVKFKIKSGNGGSGASSFRREKFIELGGPDGGDGGDGGDVYFLVDNNTHTLAKYKGKKLLKASNGKGGEGKKRTGKRGEDLILIVPPGTIVYDDNSGKILLDMLNEGEKKLILKGGKGGLGNVHFKNSINQAPTYAQPGIPGEELNIRLELKLIADVGLLGFPNVGKSTLISTISNAKPQIADYEFTTLTPKLGMVEVDEYSKFIIADIPGIIEGASEGKGLGLKFLKHVQRTKILLYMIDSANYKTLSEQYNALKHELEKFSKELYEKKFAIAITRIDACDNFEQKYRDFLKEFNFTQKQNFEELDNSKPCFVMPISSATNFNINELKWAIIEILKNK from the coding sequence ATGTTTGTTGATAGCGTTAAATTTAAAATAAAATCTGGCAATGGCGGTTCTGGTGCATCAAGTTTTAGAAGGGAAAAATTTATTGAACTCGGCGGTCCAGATGGTGGTGATGGTGGTGATGGTGGTGATGTATACTTTTTAGTTGATAATAATACACATACTCTTGCAAAATATAAAGGAAAAAAACTTCTAAAAGCTTCAAATGGCAAAGGCGGTGAGGGTAAAAAAAGAACAGGAAAAAGAGGAGAAGATTTAATTCTAATAGTTCCGCCAGGAACCATTGTATATGATGACAATAGCGGTAAAATACTACTTGATATGCTAAACGAGGGAGAAAAAAAACTTATACTAAAAGGCGGTAAAGGCGGACTTGGCAATGTGCATTTTAAAAACTCTATAAACCAAGCCCCAACTTATGCACAACCAGGAATTCCTGGCGAAGAGCTAAATATAAGACTTGAGTTAAAATTAATTGCCGATGTAGGTTTGCTTGGCTTTCCAAATGTTGGCAAGTCTACACTAATTTCTACCATATCAAACGCAAAGCCGCAAATCGCAGATTATGAATTTACCACATTAACGCCAAAACTTGGTATGGTTGAAGTTGATGAGTATTCTAAATTTATAATAGCAGATATTCCAGGTATAATAGAAGGAGCAAGTGAGGGAAAAGGTCTTGGACTTAAGTTTTTAAAACATGTTCAAAGAACTAAAATATTGCTTTATATGATAGATAGTGCAAATTATAAAACGCTAAGCGAACAATACAATGCTTTAAAACATGAATTAGAAAAATTTTCAAAAGAACTTTATGAAAAAAAATTTGCAATTGCAATAACAAGAATCGACGCTTGTGACAATTTTGAGCAAAAATACAGAGATTTTTTAAAAGAGTTTAATTTTACCCAAAAACAAAATTTTGAGGAATTAGACAACTCAAAACCATGTTTTGTAATGCCTATATCAAGTGCCACGAATTTTAATATCAATGAACTTAAATGGGCTATAATTGAAATTTTAAAAAATAAATAA
- a CDS encoding flagellin B, translating into MGFRINTNIAAMNAHTNSVVNNRSLDNSLGRLSSGLRIQTAADDASGLAIADSLRSQASSLGQAIANSNDAIGIIKVADKAMDEQLKILDTIKAKAVQAAQDGQTTESRRAIQNDIVRLMESLDSIGNTTSFNGQKLLSGTFINKEFQVGAYSNESVKATIGATTSNKIGLTRFETGASITASSEVKIKFINTDGVNDYEIESAVISTSVGTGIGVLAENINKASDKTGIRATYNVQTTGKSAIKEGATTSAFKINGVTIGKVDYKANDSTGALVAAINAVKDTTGVEASVDSRGHLNLTSRDGRGIKIEGLAGDDAKTTGISGQTENYGRLSLIRLSGNDIIVSGGNMGGKAGIIGFEKASATAQKTVSLREIKGVIQKDIASAMGFNANLNVEFVSSDKTAGVTTLKGAMAVMSIAETATKNLDAIRADMGSVQNQITSTLNNISVTQVNVKSAESQIRDVDFASESANFSKFNILAQSGSYAMSQANAVQQNVLKLLQ; encoded by the coding sequence ATGGGATTTCGCATTAACACGAATATAGCAGCAATGAATGCTCACACTAACAGCGTTGTAAACAATAGAAGTTTGGATAACTCTTTAGGTAGATTAAGTTCTGGTCTTAGAATTCAAACTGCAGCAGATGATGCTTCTGGTCTTGCAATAGCAGATAGCTTACGCTCACAAGCAAGTTCACTTGGTCAAGCTATTGCAAACTCAAACGATGCAATAGGTATCATAAAAGTTGCCGATAAAGCTATGGATGAGCAACTTAAAATTCTTGATACTATCAAAGCTAAAGCGGTTCAAGCAGCACAAGATGGTCAAACAACTGAGTCTCGTCGTGCTATACAAAACGATATTGTTCGTCTTATGGAATCACTTGATAGCATAGGAAATACAACAAGCTTTAATGGACAAAAGTTACTTTCTGGAACATTTATAAACAAAGAGTTTCAAGTGGGTGCTTACTCAAATGAGAGTGTTAAAGCTACAATTGGAGCTACAACATCAAATAAAATAGGTTTAACTAGATTTGAAACAGGTGCTAGCATTACAGCTTCTAGTGAAGTTAAAATTAAGTTTATAAATACAGATGGTGTAAATGACTACGAGATAGAAAGTGCTGTTATCTCAACAAGTGTTGGAACAGGTATAGGGGTACTTGCTGAAAATATAAATAAAGCAAGTGATAAAACTGGAATTCGTGCAACTTATAATGTTCAAACAACTGGTAAATCTGCAATCAAAGAGGGAGCAACAACTTCAGCTTTTAAAATAAATGGTGTTACAATTGGTAAAGTAGATTATAAAGCAAACGACTCAACAGGAGCTTTAGTTGCTGCAATAAATGCTGTTAAAGATACAACTGGTGTTGAAGCAAGCGTTGATAGTAGAGGTCACTTAAATTTAACCTCAAGAGATGGCAGGGGTATAAAAATAGAAGGTCTTGCAGGAGATGATGCCAAAACAACAGGTATTAGTGGTCAAACTGAAAATTATGGTCGCTTAAGCCTTATTAGGCTTTCAGGAAATGATATAATTGTTTCTGGTGGAAATATGGGTGGAAAAGCTGGAATAATCGGCTTTGAAAAAGCAAGTGCAACAGCACAAAAAACTGTATCTTTAAGAGAGATTAAAGGTGTTATACAAAAAGATATAGCTTCAGCAATGGGCTTTAATGCAAACTTAAATGTTGAGTTTGTATCTTCGGATAAAACAGCGGGTGTTACAACCTTGAAAGGTGCAATGGCTGTTATGAGTATAGCTGAAACTGCAACTAAAAACCTTGATGCAATTAGGGCTGATATGGGTTCTGTTCAAAATCAAATAACATCAACATTAAATAACATTTCAGTAACTCAAGTAAATGTTAAATCAGCTGAATCTCAAATCAGAGATGTTGACTTTGCTAGCGAGAGTGCGAATTTCTCTAAATTTAACATTCTTGCACAATCAGGAAGCTATGCAATGAGTCAAGCAAATGCTGTTCAACAAAATGTTTTAAAACTTTTACAATAA
- the ccoG gene encoding cytochrome c oxidase accessory protein CcoG, producing MIYYTKKRYIVYVLIAILFVSLPFLHIDGNHFFLLSFDRKELHLLFTRFDMQEMYLMPFVLITLFLSIFFITTLAGRVWCGWSCPETIFRVIFRDVIQTKLLKIRKSTANKQSKPKLNLVKQIIAIFIFACFALIVASNFMMYFIPPEDFFIYIKNPSEHAILFGIIFFVTLFLIFDIVFLQERFCVYVCPYARIQSVMFDNDTIQVIYDEKRGGVIYNGKEKISNKPLEEEAECIGCNACVNICPTHIDIRKGMQLECINCLECSDACAKIMDKFGKKSLINWTSKNAIESGNKVKYLRFRTIGYIVVISIVLCVLAFMSTKKENMLLNINRTTELYHIHKNDKGVRVDNAYTFFIQNTSKQDHKYYFDVNDSRISISKPKKDIYIKAGSKRKIIVVLSTNQELSNNNRSDTPFDILINAYAVDDRNISVNRKTIFVYPKQKVIFKKMKKNHETR from the coding sequence GTGATTTATTATACTAAAAAACGCTATATTGTATATGTTTTAATAGCTATTTTGTTTGTTTCTTTACCATTTTTACACATAGATGGTAATCATTTTTTTCTATTAAGTTTTGATAGAAAAGAGTTACATTTGTTGTTTACGAGATTTGATATGCAAGAGATGTATCTTATGCCTTTTGTTTTGATAACTCTTTTTTTAAGTATATTTTTCATAACAACTTTGGCTGGTCGTGTTTGGTGTGGTTGGAGCTGTCCTGAGACTATATTTAGAGTTATTTTTAGAGATGTGATACAAACAAAATTATTAAAAATAAGAAAAAGCACTGCAAATAAACAAAGTAAACCTAAGTTAAATTTAGTAAAACAAATTATCGCCATATTTATATTTGCTTGCTTTGCTTTAATTGTCGCATCAAATTTTATGATGTATTTTATACCACCTGAAGATTTTTTTATTTATATAAAAAATCCTAGCGAACATGCTATACTTTTTGGGATAATATTTTTTGTAACACTATTTTTGATATTTGATATTGTATTTTTACAAGAGAGATTTTGTGTGTATGTTTGTCCTTATGCAAGGATACAATCTGTAATGTTTGATAATGATACCATACAAGTTATTTATGATGAAAAAAGAGGTGGAGTTATTTATAATGGCAAGGAAAAAATATCAAATAAGCCACTTGAAGAAGAGGCTGAATGTATAGGCTGTAATGCTTGTGTAAATATATGTCCAACACACATTGATATAAGAAAAGGTATGCAGCTTGAGTGTATAAATTGCCTTGAATGTAGCGATGCTTGTGCTAAAATCATGGATAAATTTGGTAAAAAAAGTTTGATAAATTGGACAAGCAAAAATGCTATTGAAAGCGGCAATAAAGTAAAATACTTAAGATTTAGAACTATTGGATATATTGTTGTTATATCAATTGTTTTGTGTGTTTTAGCTTTTATGAGTACTAAAAAAGAAAATATGCTTTTAAATATAAATAGAACTACAGAGCTTTACCATATACATAAAAATGACAAAGGTGTGCGAGTAGATAATGCATATACATTTTTCATACAAAATACAAGCAAACAAGACCACAAATACTATTTTGATGTAAATGATAGTAGGATTTCTATATCTAAACCAAAAAAAGATATTTATATAAAAGCTGGATCTAAAAGAAAAATTATAGTAGTTTTAAGCACAAATCAAGAATTAAGCAATAACAATAGATCAGATACTCCATTTGATATACTTATAAATGCCTATGCTGTTGATGATAGAAATATAAGTGTAAATAGAAAAACAATTTTTGTATATCCAAAACAAAAAGTGATATTTAAGAAAATGAAAAAAAATCATGAAACAAGATGA
- a CDS encoding TetR/AcrR family transcriptional regulator, which produces MKQDEISTKTQKRLDSILKASLDIFLQKGYANTSLSDIVSQSGGSLSTIYKYFKNKEGLFKAILENGIKKFYKEIDKKIDLKENLSIEEFLYRFSDVYLDTVLNDKSVMFYRLVFSEAATKDINLKKIMYEYELTLINKILVDFLKKEEHVDKFIDKDLESVAMSFWFSVREPFLYRKLLFNQNIKLKKSEKDAHIRKKINIFLHGNLKS; this is translated from the coding sequence ATGAAACAAGATGAAATTTCAACAAAAACGCAAAAAAGACTAGATAGTATTTTAAAAGCTTCTCTTGATATTTTTTTACAAAAAGGGTATGCAAACACAAGCTTAAGCGATATAGTTTCACAAAGCGGCGGTTCGCTTTCTACTATTTATAAGTATTTCAAAAACAAAGAAGGACTTTTTAAGGCTATTTTAGAAAATGGTATCAAGAAATTTTATAAAGAGATTGATAAAAAAATAGATTTAAAAGAAAATCTTAGTATAGAAGAATTTTTATATAGATTTTCTGATGTTTATCTTGATACTGTTTTAAACGATAAATCCGTTATGTTCTATAGACTAGTTTTTAGTGAAGCTGCTACAAAAGATATAAATTTAAAAAAGATTATGTATGAGTATGAGCTAACATTAATAAATAAAATTTTAGTTGATTTTTTAAAAAAAGAAGAACATGTCGATAAATTTATAGATAAAGACCTAGAATCCGTTGCTATGTCGTTTTGGTTTAGTGTAAGGGAGCCATTTTTATATAGAAAACTTCTTTTTAATCAAAATATAAAGTTAAAAAAAAGTGAAAAAGACGCGCATATTCGCAAGAAAATAAATATATTTTTGCACGGAAATTTAAAAAGTTAA
- the purM gene encoding phosphoribosylformylglycinamidine cyclo-ligase has product MISYKEAGVDIDAGNSFVNEIKPFVKSTFRGNEIGSIGSFSGAVRLPNGYKNPAILGATDGVGTKLRLAIDANMLDGVGIDLVAMCVNDLICNFATPLFFLDYYATAKLDIDSAKKVVKSISEGCKIAKCSLIGGETAEMPSMYQDGDFDLAGFATGIAEIDEIDRSKFVKKGDILIALPSSGLHSNGFSLARKVISKLGLKFDEKIGSKTLIQTLLEPTRIYVDEFLNLKDKINAMAHITGGGLVENLPRVFPDGIGAKIEKNAIKTPEIFNIISKCVDEKEMQRTFNNGVGMVLCVDKNNADFILSKTDGYVIGELCDGQGVKLV; this is encoded by the coding sequence ATGATAAGTTATAAAGAGGCAGGGGTTGATATAGATGCCGGAAATAGCTTTGTTAATGAGATAAAACCATTTGTGAAATCAACTTTTAGAGGAAATGAGATAGGTTCAATTGGCTCATTTTCTGGTGCAGTAAGACTACCTAATGGATATAAAAATCCAGCAATTTTAGGGGCAACTGATGGCGTTGGAACAAAACTTCGCCTTGCCATAGATGCAAATATGCTTGATGGCGTTGGAATTGACCTTGTTGCAATGTGCGTAAATGATTTAATTTGCAACTTTGCTACACCGCTTTTTTTCTTAGATTACTATGCTACAGCAAAACTTGACATAGATAGTGCAAAAAAAGTTGTAAAAAGTATAAGCGAAGGTTGCAAAATAGCAAAATGCTCACTTATTGGCGGAGAGACAGCAGAAATGCCATCAATGTATCAAGACGGTGATTTTGATTTAGCTGGATTTGCAACTGGTATAGCAGAAATTGATGAGATAGATAGAAGTAAATTTGTAAAAAAAGGCGATATATTAATAGCACTTCCAAGTAGCGGACTTCACTCAAATGGTTTTAGTTTAGCAAGAAAAGTTATAAGCAAACTTGGACTTAAATTTGATGAAAAAATAGGCTCTAAAACACTCATACAAACTCTACTTGAACCAACTAGAATTTATGTAGATGAGTTTTTAAATTTAAAAGACAAAATAAATGCAATGGCGCATATAACAGGAGGTGGCTTAGTTGAAAATTTACCTAGAGTTTTTCCTGATGGTATCGGTGCTAAAATAGAAAAAAATGCCATAAAAACTCCTGAGATATTTAACATTATATCAAAATGCGTTGATGAAAAAGAGATGCAAAGAACTTTCAACAACGGCGTTGGAATGGTGTTGTGTGTTGATAAAAATAATGCTGATTTTATCCTTAGCAAAACAGATGGTTATGTCATTGGTGAGCTTTGTGATGGACAAGGCGTAAAATTAGTATAA
- the coaE gene encoding dephospho-CoA kinase (Dephospho-CoA kinase (CoaE) performs the final step in coenzyme A biosynthesis.), translating to MKYKYAIVLTGCIASGKSSVANILKLYGFKVIDADEISHNILDELASQIAQIFGKEFVDGKKVNRKKLGEYVFKDKFELTRLENLLHPKIKERIYKLADELEKTNFPYFVDIPLFYEKKNYDFNKVVVVYTPKQTVLKRLIKRDKIDEKTALQRLNLQIDIEEKRKTADFVIDNSGDLKHLNAQIEKFISNLKEIYPFSL from the coding sequence ATGAAATATAAATATGCTATTGTTTTAACAGGCTGTATTGCAAGCGGCAAAAGTAGTGTTGCAAATATTTTAAAATTATATGGTTTTAAAGTAATTGATGCTGATGAGATAAGTCACAATATATTAGATGAGTTAGCAAGCCAAATAGCTCAAATTTTTGGAAAAGAGTTTGTAGATGGTAAAAAAGTAAATCGTAAAAAACTTGGAGAGTATGTTTTTAAGGATAAATTCGAACTTACTAGATTAGAAAATTTACTTCATCCAAAGATAAAAGAGAGAATTTATAAGTTAGCAGATGAGCTAGAAAAAACTAATTTTCCATATTTTGTAGATATACCGCTTTTTTATGAGAAAAAAAATTATGATTTTAACAAAGTTGTAGTTGTTTATACGCCAAAACAAACTGTGCTTAAAAGGTTAATAAAAAGAGATAAAATTGATGAAAAAACTGCACTTCAAAGACTAAATTTACAAATAGATATAGAAGAAAAAAGAAAAACGGCTGATTTTGTTATAGATAATAGTGGAGATTTAAAGCACTTAAATGCCCAGATAGAAAAATTTATATCAAATTTAAAAGAAATCTACCCGTTTTCTTTATAA
- a CDS encoding gamma carbonic anhydrase family protein: MNICFNGNLPKIHKNVFIASGAKIIGDVHIDDDSSVWFNCVLRGDVNFIKIGKKTNIQDLTTIHVWHKEFDKNGNLIDEGSPVIIGNEVTIGHNCVIHGCKIQDRVLIGMNSTIMDGVIIGEDCIVGAGSLITKNKKFPPYSLILGNPAKLIRKLSDEEIKSIKDSAISYVKFKNNYKENG; the protein is encoded by the coding sequence ATGAATATATGCTTTAATGGTAATTTACCTAAAATTCATAAAAATGTTTTTATAGCAAGTGGGGCTAAAATTATTGGGGATGTCCATATAGATGATGATAGCAGTGTTTGGTTTAACTGCGTTTTAAGAGGCGATGTAAATTTCATAAAAATTGGTAAAAAAACAAATATACAAGATCTTACCACAATCCATGTTTGGCATAAAGAATTTGATAAAAATGGCAACTTGATAGACGAAGGCTCTCCTGTTATTATCGGAAACGAAGTAACCATAGGGCATAATTGCGTAATACATGGGTGCAAAATACAAGATAGAGTATTAATTGGAATGAACTCTACTATAATGGATGGAGTTATTATAGGAGAAGATTGCATAGTTGGAGCTGGAAGCTTAATAACAAAAAATAAAAAATTTCCTCCTTACTCACTCATACTTGGAAATCCTGCAAAGCTTATAAGAAAACTAAGTGATGAAGAGATAAAATCTATAAAAGATTCTGCAATTTCTTATGTAAAATTTAAAAATAATTATAAAGAAAACGGGTAG